Part of the Amphiura filiformis unplaced genomic scaffold, Afil_fr2py scaffold_482, whole genome shotgun sequence genome, TTAACAAGAAGGTAGTGTGTCAGTAATTTTGTTCAAATACCATGTAAATAActaatagaaaaataaataaatagtgtatCTTTTGAGCATTTGCCTCAGAGTAGCCCAATATAAATGAAGTAGTGCACTAAACCactaaattgtaggcctatcattttataatagctctatataggcctacttgttaaaaAAGTATTGAGAACTCTTCTCTTTGTTAATGACATACTttattattgtaaataaatagataaataaataaataaataaataaataaataaataaataaataaataaataaataaataaataaataaataaataaatacattaaaataatgtgtgtgttttttgttcaaTGCCACAAAAAGCACAGCCATCCTTGTAACCATTATCATGTTGCATTTCACAACTTCCCACCAATGAGAATTCAGTAATTTTGTCATTGGTCAATCGGCGGTAAATAATCAACCAATCACCTCTTGATACTTGCTAGGATCCTATTTACGATCCCGTATGAAATATAAAACAAGTTGCTCTTTAGTTTCTGGCACCGAGTCATACGGATATTGAGAGCAAAATGGGTTCGCCGAGAAAATCTCCAAAGAAATCGCCCAAGAAAAGGGCAAGAAAAGCAGTTAGCTCACACCCAACATGTGCTGCCATGGTGCAAGCTGCAATCGCTGGCTTGAAGGAAAGAGGTGGTTCTTCTCTTCCAGCAATCAAGAAATACATCGCTGCCAATTACAAATGCGATGTAGCCAAATTGAATTCCTTCATCAAGGCCGCCATTCGCAACGGTGTAGCCAAGGGTACGCTAGTGCAGGTCAAGGGAAAAGGAGCGAGCGGTTCATTCCGTCTGGGTAAAAGGAGTCCGGATGCTGCACAAGCTAAAGCCAAGAGAGCCAAGGCAGCACAACGCAAAAAGGCAGCTGTCCAAAAGAGAAGGGCCAAGAGAGCAGCATCAAGAGCGAAGAAAACTGCAGCAAAGAAGGCAAAACGAGCAGCCAAGGCGGCAAAGAGAGCCACAAAGAAGAAGGCCAAGAAGCCGAAGAAGAAAGCTACCAAGAAATCGGCTAAGCCAAAGAAGAGAGCAGCACCAAAGAAGAAGGCTGCGTCCAAGAAAGCGAGGAAGACAAAGCCAAAGAGGAAGTCTTCACCTAAGAAGAAGGCAGCAAAGAGAACTTCGGCAAAGAAGTAGATCTTTTATCAgccataaaaaaaacccaacggctcttttcagagccaccaattcaTCTAAAAGAGCAATGACCCACTGTCCTAAAacctattcatcatgttcatttgatGATCCGATGTTCAAATTTAAATCAGaggatacaaaataacaaaatatagcaAACATGTAGGCCATGTTTTCAGAGAGACGCGCATTTTCAACtaaaattttctaatattttggtttaaaaatacacacaattagataggcctacaatattaattttgaaacTTCCAAAAGGTCTACTCTAATTTTCATAagatcattataattattgtaaatttattcattttattgtaGTATACGTTTATAGTTAGGGAGTAGGCCTATCATGTTGTTTTATTTATATGATCAATTAACTTTTAGTgaactgaaaagaacaaaatggaATGAAGTATTAAATGCagacaaaaaatgtttgaaaataataaaCGCTATCAATAATGTTCATGTTCCATGATTGCCACCATTAAACATGGTTAAT contains:
- the LOC140145621 gene encoding uncharacterized protein, with the translated sequence MGSPRKSPKKSPKKRARKAVSSHPTCAAMVQAAIAGLKERGGSSLPAIKKYIAANYKCDVAKLNSFIKAAIRNGVAKGTLVQVKGKGASGSFRLGKRSPDAAQAKAKRAKAAQRKKAAVQKRRAKRAASRAKKTAAKKAKRAAKAAKRATKKKAKKPKKKATKKSAKPKKRAAPKKKAASKKARKTKPKRKSSPKKKAAKRTSAKK